One Microplitis demolitor isolate Queensland-Clemson2020A chromosome 2, iyMicDemo2.1a, whole genome shotgun sequence DNA segment encodes these proteins:
- the LOC103570878 gene encoding zinc finger protein 256 isoform X1: MCTTPGNAGNGFGYAWSLGGPGTESRDNPQGELTANISYAFNNNQDQSTSQKIQVDIKPAKVINSTARRPVFTMNENCQQTPTTHGHTGAHNQTHVTHARIKKHSDVFTLTCDKGGCNCDAAHTTPAPTIFPNALVFTTGDKHAMSKHFMTPIGPLQLTAEECNEILMKRAAAASTQATTNNVSTSQADTATHFGHVLTHVNATQIETKVKTQQDMGSQVRVPKERPYSCSECGKSFLLKHHLTTHARVHTGERPHICVHCGKSFAHKHCLHTHLLLHSAERPYQCRECKKSFTLKHHLVTHTRVHTRERPFVCPECGRAFPLKRHLVTHSKFHSGERPYVCSECGESFSQKDHLTMHSRFHGSLHPFVCPDCGATFQRKFELVNHGRLHGRVPHSCTVCGKEFLQKRTLLAHMRLHTGETPFACTVCGEAFARKIDLVSHSKMHNNITDEKTLTCRECGLDFTNREALTLHLRLHTGDRNIVTDLCGLAAAFQQTPGHFLTQNTTGAHQYLQINGPISTPGVSHMQCATQTSPPAGPKPKPHLCPDCGRGFAQKHGLSQHQRRHTDGSCHIRSHVCDKCGKAFFQKNHLLLHQRQHMDPPPSILRQQQRLAAQAAAQAQQGPQSAQQQNQGQQQNQQTQQTQQTTQQQQVQQAQQQAQQQAQQQAQQQTQQQNQQVQQQQSQQSQQACTVDTKTIQLQAIQQQVQQQVQQQVQQHQQQQQQQQQQAQQQPQQQQQQPQQQQQQQQQQQQQQQQQVCPVDNKAIQLNVTM, encoded by the exons ATGTGCACGACACCAGGCAACGCGGGCAATGGTTTTGGGTATGCGTGGTCGCTAGGTGGTCCTGGTACTGAATCACGTGATAATCCTCAGGGAGAGCTAACTGCAAATATAAGCTACGCTTTTAACAATAATCAAGATCAGAGCACCAGTCAAAAAATTCAGGTTGACATAAAACCTGCAAAGGTTATCAACAGTACAGCCAGACGCCCGGTATTTACGATGAACGAAAATTGTCAGCAGACACCAACAACTCATGGTCATACCGGAGCTCATAATCAAACTCACGTCACCCATGCACGTATTAAAAAACACTCGGATGTTTTTACCCTTACCTGTGACAAGGGTGGCTGTAATTGTGATGCCGCGCACACAACACCAGCACCAACTATTTTTCCTAATGCATTAGTTTTTACAACTGGTGATAAACATGCGATGAGCAAACACTTTATGACACCTATCGGGCCACTTCAACTTACTGCTGAAGAGTGCAATGAAATATTGATGAAGAGAGCTGCTGCTGCTTCGACTCAGGCCACAACAAATAACGTTTCTACCAGCCAAGCTGACACTGCAACACACTTTGGTCACGTGCTTACCCACGTAAACGCAACCCAGATTGAGACAAAGGTCAAAACGCAACAGGATATGGGCAGCCAAGTCCGCGTGCCCAAGGAGAGACCGTACTCGTGCTCTGAATGTGGAAAGTCATTTCTTCTGAAGCATCATCTTACCACCCATGCTCGGGTACATACAGGGGAACGGCCTCATATTTGCGTGCACTGTGGCAAGAGTTTTGCGCACAAACACTGTCTTCATACTCATCTTCTGCTGCACAGCGCGGAGAGACCTTATCAGTGTCGCGAatgtaaaaaatcatttactttGAAGCATCATTTGGTTACACATACACGTGTACATACAAGGGAGCGGCCGTTTGTCTGTCCAGAGTGTGGTAGAGCATTCCCGCTAAAACGTCACTTGGTGACACACAGCAAATTTCATTCGGGCGAACGACCATACGTTTGTTCCGAGTGCGGTGAGTCATTTTCCCAGAAGGATCATCTCACCATGCACTCGCGCTTCCACGGCAGCCTCCATCCATTTGTTTGTCCCGACTGCGGGGCAACCTTCCAACGTAAATTTGAACTTGTCAATCACGGTCGTCTTCATGGTCGAGTCCCGCACTCGTGCACCGTGTGCGGTAAAGAGTTTTTACAGAAGAGAACTTTGCTTGCTCATATGCGTCTTCACACTGGTGAAACACCATTTGCGTGTACTGTATGCGGTGAAGCATTTGCTCGTAAGATTGATTTGGTTTCTCACTCAAAGATGCACAATAATATTACTGATGAAAAAACACTTACCTGCag AGAATGTGGATTGGACTTCACCAATCGAGAAGCACTTACTTTGCATCTGAGGTTACATACGGGTGATAGAAATATTGTGACTGATTTGTGTGGACTAGCAGCTGCTTTTCAACAAACACCCGGACATTTTCTGACACAAAATACTACTGGAGCTCATCAG taTTTGCAGATAAATGGACCCATCAGCACTCCTGGAGTGAGCCACATGCAGTGTGCAACTCAGACATCTCCACCGGCTGGTCCGAAACCCAAACCACACTTGTGTCCTGACTGTGGACGTGGCTTTGCTCAAAAGCACGGACTGTCCCAGCATCAGCGACGTCATACTGACGGCAGTTGTCATATACGATCGCACGTCTGTGACAAATGCGGAAAAGCATTTTTCCAAAAGAACCATCTCTTGCTCCACCAACGTCAGCACATGGATCCACCTCCGAGTATATTACGACAACAGCAGAGATTAGCAGCCCAAGCTGCTGCTCAAGCTCAGCAAGGGCCGCAAAGTGCTCAGCAACAGAATCAGGGACAGCAACAAAATCAACAAACACAACAAACCCAGCAGACAACACAGCAGCAACAAGTTCAGCAAGCCCAGCAACAGGCCCAGCAGCAGGCTCAGCAACAAGCTCAGCAGCAGACCCAGCAACAAAATCAACAAGTGCAACAACAACAGTCACAGCAATCACAGCAAGCGTGCACCGTTGATACAAAGACCATACAGTTGCAGGCAATACAGCAACAAGTACAGCAGCAGGTTCAACAACAAGTGCAGCAGCaccagcagcaacaacaacaacagcagcagcaagcGCAACAGCAAccacagcaacagcaacaacaaccacagcagcaacagcagcagcagcaacaacaacaacaacaacaacaacaacaggtGTGCCCAGTGGACAATAAAGCAATACAGTTGAATGTCACCATGTGa
- the LOC103570878 gene encoding zinc finger protein ZFP2 isoform X2, translating into MCTTPGNAGNGFGYAWSLGGPGTESRDNPQGELTANISYAFNNNQDQSTSQKIQVDIKPAKVINSTARRPVFTMNENCQQTPTTHGHTGAHNQTHVTHARIKKHSDVFTLTCDKGGCNCDAAHTTPAPTIFPNALVFTTGDKHAMSKHFMTPIGPLQLTAEECNEILMKRAAAASTQATTNNVSTSQADTATHFGHVLTHVNATQIETKVKTQQDMGSQVRVPKERPYSCSECGKSFLLKHHLTTHARVHTGERPHICVHCGKSFAHKHCLHTHLLLHSAERPYQCRECKKSFTLKHHLVTHTRVHTRERPFVCPECGRAFPLKRHLVTHSKFHSGERPYVCSECGESFSQKDHLTMHSRFHGSLHPFVCPDCGATFQRKFELVNHGRLHGRVPHSCTVCGKEFLQKRTLLAHMRLHTGETPFACTVCGEAFARKIDLVSHSKMHNNITDEKTLTCRECGLDFTNREALTLHLRLHTGDRNIVTDLCGLAAAFQQTPGHFLTQNTTGAHQINGPISTPGVSHMQCATQTSPPAGPKPKPHLCPDCGRGFAQKHGLSQHQRRHTDGSCHIRSHVCDKCGKAFFQKNHLLLHQRQHMDPPPSILRQQQRLAAQAAAQAQQGPQSAQQQNQGQQQNQQTQQTQQTTQQQQVQQAQQQAQQQAQQQAQQQTQQQNQQVQQQQSQQSQQACTVDTKTIQLQAIQQQVQQQVQQQVQQHQQQQQQQQQQAQQQPQQQQQQPQQQQQQQQQQQQQQQQQVCPVDNKAIQLNVTM; encoded by the exons ATGTGCACGACACCAGGCAACGCGGGCAATGGTTTTGGGTATGCGTGGTCGCTAGGTGGTCCTGGTACTGAATCACGTGATAATCCTCAGGGAGAGCTAACTGCAAATATAAGCTACGCTTTTAACAATAATCAAGATCAGAGCACCAGTCAAAAAATTCAGGTTGACATAAAACCTGCAAAGGTTATCAACAGTACAGCCAGACGCCCGGTATTTACGATGAACGAAAATTGTCAGCAGACACCAACAACTCATGGTCATACCGGAGCTCATAATCAAACTCACGTCACCCATGCACGTATTAAAAAACACTCGGATGTTTTTACCCTTACCTGTGACAAGGGTGGCTGTAATTGTGATGCCGCGCACACAACACCAGCACCAACTATTTTTCCTAATGCATTAGTTTTTACAACTGGTGATAAACATGCGATGAGCAAACACTTTATGACACCTATCGGGCCACTTCAACTTACTGCTGAAGAGTGCAATGAAATATTGATGAAGAGAGCTGCTGCTGCTTCGACTCAGGCCACAACAAATAACGTTTCTACCAGCCAAGCTGACACTGCAACACACTTTGGTCACGTGCTTACCCACGTAAACGCAACCCAGATTGAGACAAAGGTCAAAACGCAACAGGATATGGGCAGCCAAGTCCGCGTGCCCAAGGAGAGACCGTACTCGTGCTCTGAATGTGGAAAGTCATTTCTTCTGAAGCATCATCTTACCACCCATGCTCGGGTACATACAGGGGAACGGCCTCATATTTGCGTGCACTGTGGCAAGAGTTTTGCGCACAAACACTGTCTTCATACTCATCTTCTGCTGCACAGCGCGGAGAGACCTTATCAGTGTCGCGAatgtaaaaaatcatttactttGAAGCATCATTTGGTTACACATACACGTGTACATACAAGGGAGCGGCCGTTTGTCTGTCCAGAGTGTGGTAGAGCATTCCCGCTAAAACGTCACTTGGTGACACACAGCAAATTTCATTCGGGCGAACGACCATACGTTTGTTCCGAGTGCGGTGAGTCATTTTCCCAGAAGGATCATCTCACCATGCACTCGCGCTTCCACGGCAGCCTCCATCCATTTGTTTGTCCCGACTGCGGGGCAACCTTCCAACGTAAATTTGAACTTGTCAATCACGGTCGTCTTCATGGTCGAGTCCCGCACTCGTGCACCGTGTGCGGTAAAGAGTTTTTACAGAAGAGAACTTTGCTTGCTCATATGCGTCTTCACACTGGTGAAACACCATTTGCGTGTACTGTATGCGGTGAAGCATTTGCTCGTAAGATTGATTTGGTTTCTCACTCAAAGATGCACAATAATATTACTGATGAAAAAACACTTACCTGCag AGAATGTGGATTGGACTTCACCAATCGAGAAGCACTTACTTTGCATCTGAGGTTACATACGGGTGATAGAAATATTGTGACTGATTTGTGTGGACTAGCAGCTGCTTTTCAACAAACACCCGGACATTTTCTGACACAAAATACTACTGGAGCTCATCAG ATAAATGGACCCATCAGCACTCCTGGAGTGAGCCACATGCAGTGTGCAACTCAGACATCTCCACCGGCTGGTCCGAAACCCAAACCACACTTGTGTCCTGACTGTGGACGTGGCTTTGCTCAAAAGCACGGACTGTCCCAGCATCAGCGACGTCATACTGACGGCAGTTGTCATATACGATCGCACGTCTGTGACAAATGCGGAAAAGCATTTTTCCAAAAGAACCATCTCTTGCTCCACCAACGTCAGCACATGGATCCACCTCCGAGTATATTACGACAACAGCAGAGATTAGCAGCCCAAGCTGCTGCTCAAGCTCAGCAAGGGCCGCAAAGTGCTCAGCAACAGAATCAGGGACAGCAACAAAATCAACAAACACAACAAACCCAGCAGACAACACAGCAGCAACAAGTTCAGCAAGCCCAGCAACAGGCCCAGCAGCAGGCTCAGCAACAAGCTCAGCAGCAGACCCAGCAACAAAATCAACAAGTGCAACAACAACAGTCACAGCAATCACAGCAAGCGTGCACCGTTGATACAAAGACCATACAGTTGCAGGCAATACAGCAACAAGTACAGCAGCAGGTTCAACAACAAGTGCAGCAGCaccagcagcaacaacaacaacagcagcagcaagcGCAACAGCAAccacagcaacagcaacaacaaccacagcagcaacagcagcagcagcaacaacaacaacaacaacaacaacaacaggtGTGCCCAGTGGACAATAAAGCAATACAGTTGAATGTCACCATGTGa